A single window of Bombyx mori chromosome 9, ASM3026992v2 DNA harbors:
- the LOC101738586 gene encoding uncharacterized protein LOC101738586 isoform X2 — MWKLLQESPTAYAIQFNKENGYEIFITDFIYLWHVYFTERTFLTQLKESNDGIEFENDSQLLQDGIKLLVQPENLKKVNVFEENEKRNLSITLVMSCGFPFKLKCRLSRVSDEGMFQKITQNLLKIINDLWTSQTILRNTLNKKDKELTAYKTKFGEIQHKHKKTEPFNDELHMNTHNMYETHFGESPIPHSILQKTIILPKQPIKTECSSESELQTIQIKQEIMTPTTEDQNHFAVNDSVKRETTKVDPPVNGRVCVKKKRKGLIF, encoded by the exons ATGTGGAAATTACTGCAGGAGTCACCAACAGCCTATGCTATTCAATTCAACAAAGAAAATGGATATGAAATCTTCATTACagattttatctatttatggCATGTTTATTTCACTGAAAGAACTTTTCTCACGCAACTAAAG GAAAGCAATGATGGAATAGAATTCGAAAATGATTCGCAGCTGTTGCAGGATGGAATTAAACTATTGGTACAACCTGAGAATCTAAAAAAAGTTAATGTTTTTGAAGAAAATGAAAAGAGGAATTTATCTATAACTTTAGTAATGTCTTGTGGATttccatttaaattaaaatgtagacTTTCCAGAGTATCAGATGAAGGG ATGTTCCAGAAAATTACTCAAAACCTACTGAAGATAATCAATGATCTGTGGACGAGTCAAACAATATTAAGGAACACCTTGAACAAGAAAGATAAAGAGCTGACtgcatataaaacaaagtttggTGAAATTCAACACA AACACAAAAAAACTGAACCATTCAATGATGAACTTCACATGAACACTCACAACATGTATGAAACCCATTTCGGAGAATCTCCAATACCCCATAGTATTTTACAGAAGACAATAATATTACCCAAACAACCTAT AAAAACTGAATGTTCCAGCGAGAGTGAGTTACAAACGATCCAAATTAAACAAGAAATTATGACACCTACTACGGAGGATCAAAACCATTTTGCAGTCAACGATTCTGTCAAACGCGAAACTACAAAAGTCGATCCGCCGGTAAATGGACGCGtttgcgttaaaaaaaaaagaaagggtCTCATATTTTag